One genomic segment of Agromyces intestinalis includes these proteins:
- a CDS encoding UDP-glucose dehydrogenase family protein, whose amino-acid sequence MRISVIGCGYLGAVHAAAMAELGHEVVGIDVDERKIAALAAGEAPFFEPGLGAILRSATGSGRLRFSTGMADAADARVHFIAVGTPQSANGYAADVSYVDAAFDALVPYLADGALVVGKSTVPVGTAARLAARLAETAPHARLAWNPEFLREGFAVKDTLEPDRLVYGVDDPESTRLLDQVYRAAVEAGAPRIETDYATAELVKVAANAFLATKISFINAMAEIAEVSGADVTKLADAIGHDARIGRRFLNAGVGFGGGCLPKDIRAFTARAEELGRGESVAFLKEVDAINLRRRRRVVELALELLGGSVYGRTVAVLGLAFKPDSDDVRDSPALDVAVQLRGLGARVIATDPEAIANAQARHPQLDYTTSLDHALTGADLVVLVTEWHAFRALDPTETARHVTARRIIDARNVLDPTAWRAAGWTYRGLGRP is encoded by the coding sequence ATGCGCATCTCGGTGATCGGCTGTGGTTATCTTGGCGCGGTGCATGCGGCGGCGATGGCCGAGCTCGGTCATGAGGTCGTCGGTATCGATGTCGACGAGCGGAAGATCGCGGCGCTCGCCGCGGGTGAGGCGCCGTTCTTCGAGCCGGGTCTGGGTGCGATCCTGCGCAGCGCGACCGGCAGCGGCCGGTTGCGTTTCTCGACCGGGATGGCGGATGCCGCGGATGCGCGGGTGCATTTCATCGCGGTCGGCACGCCGCAGTCGGCGAACGGCTACGCGGCCGACGTGTCGTATGTCGATGCCGCGTTCGACGCGCTGGTGCCGTACCTCGCTGATGGCGCTCTCGTGGTGGGCAAGTCGACGGTGCCGGTGGGCACGGCGGCCCGGCTCGCGGCCCGGCTCGCCGAGACCGCCCCGCACGCGCGGCTCGCGTGGAACCCCGAGTTCCTGCGTGAGGGGTTCGCTGTGAAAGACACCCTCGAGCCCGACCGGCTCGTCTACGGTGTCGATGACCCCGAGTCGACCCGGCTGCTCGACCAGGTGTACCGTGCGGCCGTCGAGGCCGGTGCGCCGCGGATCGAGACCGACTACGCGACCGCCGAGCTCGTCAAGGTCGCGGCGAACGCGTTTCTCGCGACGAAGATCTCGTTCATCAACGCGATGGCCGAGATCGCCGAGGTCAGCGGGGCGGATGTCACGAAGCTCGCCGACGCGATCGGGCACGACGCCCGCATCGGGCGGAGGTTCCTGAACGCCGGCGTCGGGTTCGGCGGCGGCTGCCTGCCGAAGGACATCCGGGCGTTCACCGCGCGCGCTGAAGAGCTCGGGCGGGGCGAGTCGGTGGCGTTCCTGAAAGAGGTCGACGCGATCAACCTGCGCCGCCGCCGCCGCGTCGTCGAGCTCGCGCTGGAACTGCTCGGCGGCTCGGTGTACGGGCGCACCGTCGCGGTGCTGGGCCTGGCGTTCAAGCCCGACTCCGACGACGTGCGCGACTCGCCCGCGCTCGACGTGGCCGTGCAACTGCGCGGCCTCGGCGCCCGGGTGATCGCCACCGACCCCGAAGCGATCGCCAACGCGCAGGCCAGGCACCCACAGCTCGACTACACCACCTCACTCGACCACGCCCTCACCGGCGCCGACCTCGTCGTACTCGTCACCGAGTGGCACGCGTTCCGCGCCCTCGACCCCACCGAGACCGCCCGCCACGTCACCGCCCGCCGCATCATCGACGCACGCAACGTGCTCGACCCGACCGCCTGGCGCGCCGCCGGATGGACCTATCGAGGATTGGGACGGCCATGA
- a CDS encoding VanZ family protein, with protein MPRRFRFTPVGWRVLLLPYLVALALIVFLPAREAGRVTGIVGWAADVLASVGVPREPAATALEFGANIVLFVPFGALLALAWPRLGAWSTIGIGAALSVVIELVQLGIPSRVSAVSDVVANTTGTAIGVLLVTLWVQRRQSAAPPDPARSPAA; from the coding sequence ATGCCGCGCCGATTCCGCTTCACCCCCGTCGGATGGCGCGTGCTGCTGCTCCCCTACCTGGTCGCGCTGGCGCTCATCGTGTTTCTGCCCGCGCGCGAAGCCGGCCGTGTGACGGGCATCGTCGGCTGGGCGGCCGATGTGCTCGCAAGCGTGGGCGTGCCGCGCGAACCGGCCGCGACGGCGCTCGAGTTCGGCGCGAACATCGTGCTGTTCGTGCCGTTCGGGGCGCTGCTCGCGCTGGCGTGGCCGCGACTCGGCGCGTGGTCGACGATCGGCATCGGCGCCGCGCTCTCGGTGGTGATCGAACTGGTGCAGCTCGGCATCCCGTCGCGAGTGAGCGCGGTGTCAGACGTGGTGGCGAACACGACCGGTACCGCGATCGGCGTGCTGCTCGTCACGCTGTGGGTGCAGCGTCGCCAGTCGGCCGCTCCGCCCGACCCCGCCCGCTCGCCAGCCGCATGA
- a CDS encoding DUF418 domain-containing protein — translation MGEVSGRRTPEASARRVDGVDLARGLALIGMFVAHVAPVVTTEPWMALIGVADERPRLLFALTAGIGLGLMSGARHPIPAAPGRFGGPARAELRRQIAIRAVILIAMGLAITWFVAPLVFVILDVYGLAFLLLLPLIFVPRGVALGVGIAGVTIAPGVAVLVSRAQWIVDARLTGWQIPVDWVFSGAYPVIEWVPVMLIGLAIARFGVTRPRVVLWSGLVGASACAVLLAPGVALLRQSVAGMADVATLDEAYLQAAVGESLQAVGNVGICAVVVAVAVALTTLVAPRVAGVVRAVCSPVTAMGAMPLTIYTAHLFVIAASVYVDDRGFRSDDSWPLLIGLVVGSMAFAWLWRRFVGRGPLEQLMRLASGRGRAERPTGDAAPTA, via the coding sequence GTGGGCGAAGTGTCCGGTCGGCGCACGCCCGAGGCATCCGCTCGCCGTGTCGACGGCGTCGACCTCGCGCGCGGGCTCGCGCTCATCGGCATGTTCGTGGCGCACGTCGCACCGGTCGTGACGACCGAGCCGTGGATGGCGCTCATCGGCGTCGCCGACGAGCGCCCTCGGCTGCTGTTCGCGCTCACCGCCGGCATCGGGCTCGGGCTCATGAGCGGGGCGAGGCATCCGATCCCAGCCGCGCCCGGCCGCTTCGGCGGCCCGGCGCGTGCCGAGCTGCGCCGTCAGATCGCGATCCGCGCGGTCATCCTCATCGCGATGGGCCTGGCGATCACCTGGTTCGTCGCGCCGCTCGTGTTCGTCATCCTCGACGTCTACGGTCTCGCATTCCTGCTGTTGCTGCCGCTGATCTTCGTTCCGCGCGGGGTCGCGCTCGGGGTCGGCATCGCGGGAGTGACCATCGCGCCCGGCGTGGCCGTGCTCGTCAGCCGCGCGCAGTGGATCGTCGACGCGCGCCTCACCGGCTGGCAGATCCCCGTCGACTGGGTGTTCTCCGGCGCATACCCGGTGATCGAGTGGGTGCCGGTGATGCTGATCGGCCTGGCGATCGCGCGCTTCGGCGTCACCCGGCCACGGGTCGTGCTGTGGTCGGGGCTCGTCGGGGCCTCGGCCTGTGCGGTCTTGCTCGCGCCTGGCGTCGCGCTGCTGCGCCAGTCGGTCGCGGGCATGGCGGATGTCGCGACCCTCGACGAAGCGTACCTGCAGGCCGCGGTGGGGGAGTCGCTGCAAGCGGTCGGCAACGTCGGCATCTGCGCCGTCGTAGTGGCGGTCGCCGTCGCACTCACCACACTCGTGGCGCCGCGCGTGGCCGGCGTCGTGCGCGCCGTCTGTTCACCCGTCACGGCGATGGGTGCGATGCCGCTCACGATCTACACCGCGCACCTCTTCGTCATCGCCGCGTCGGTCTACGTCGATGACCGGGGCTTCCGATCGGATGACTCGTGGCCGCTGCTCATCGGCCTGGTCGTCGGGTCGATGGCGTTCGCGTGGCTGTGGCGGCGGTTCGTCGGGCGCGGGCCGCTCGAGCAGCTCATGCGGCTGGCGAGCGGGCGGGGTCGGGCGGAGCGGCCGACTGGCGACGCTGCACCCACAGCGTGA
- a CDS encoding universal stress protein, with translation MGEIAVGVSTAGPATDRAVRWAAERAAGQGHRLRLVHVVDSAIEATGDAELLLAAQSRARDCLASARTTAETQSPGLEVVTDLEQGNPAEVFERLTRGSDLLVVGSDWHGGKRPSRRGVNSLRIAASSSVPVAVIPDIDTAARRGVVVGVDGSEVSDRALVFAAAEAERIGEPLIAVHAWDIAVMVGGEYGYGVAMVGADALGSAAEEVLDDSLAATVAAHPGLEIERRVVAGDPVAALVDEAANASLLVVGSHGRGALARFLLGSVSHGVLAHLEGPTIVVR, from the coding sequence ATGGGCGAGATCGCGGTGGGTGTGAGCACGGCCGGGCCCGCGACCGATCGGGCGGTGCGATGGGCGGCCGAACGGGCCGCGGGTCAGGGGCATCGGCTGCGGCTCGTGCACGTGGTCGATTCGGCGATCGAGGCGACCGGTGATGCCGAGCTGCTGCTGGCGGCCCAGTCGCGGGCGCGCGACTGCCTGGCATCAGCGCGCACGACGGCCGAGACCCAGTCGCCCGGCCTCGAGGTCGTAACCGACCTCGAACAGGGCAACCCGGCCGAGGTCTTCGAGCGCCTCACGCGCGGCAGCGACCTGCTCGTCGTCGGCAGCGACTGGCACGGCGGCAAGCGGCCCAGCCGTCGCGGGGTGAACAGCCTGCGCATCGCCGCGTCGAGCAGTGTGCCCGTCGCCGTCATCCCCGACATCGACACTGCCGCTCGGCGCGGTGTGGTCGTGGGCGTCGACGGTTCCGAGGTGTCCGATCGGGCCCTGGTGTTCGCCGCCGCCGAGGCCGAGCGCATCGGCGAGCCCCTCATCGCGGTGCACGCGTGGGACATCGCCGTCATGGTCGGCGGCGAGTACGGCTACGGGGTCGCGATGGTGGGTGCCGACGCGCTCGGCAGCGCGGCCGAAGAAGTGCTCGACGACTCGCTCGCCGCGACGGTCGCCGCCCATCCGGGCCTCGAGATCGAGCGACGCGTGGTCGCAGGGGATCCGGTCGCCGCCCTCGTCGACGAGGCCGCGAACGCGTCGCTGCTGGTCGTGGGCAGTCACGGCCGGGGCGCGCTCGCGCGGTTCCTGCTCGGGTCGGTGAGCCACGGCGTGCTCGCGCACCTCGAAGGCCCCACCATCGTGGTGCGCTGA